A window of the Syntrophorhabdaceae bacterium genome harbors these coding sequences:
- a CDS encoding DUF362 domain-containing protein → MSTVYFTDFRAKPKRSILDKVGDLLNRVKLNTKIRKNDLVAIKLHFGEMGNTAYLRPIFLRVVADKVKGVGGRPFLTDTNTLYKGSRSDSVDHLTTAMLNGFDYSCVGCPIIIADGLRGGSGIKVPIKGKILKETSIAREIADADAMVVVTHFKAHELSG, encoded by the coding sequence ATGTCTACAGTCTATTTCACTGATTTCAGGGCAAAACCCAAAAGAAGTATTCTTGATAAGGTTGGCGACCTCCTGAATCGCGTTAAGCTCAACACAAAGATCAGGAAGAATGACCTCGTTGCAATAAAGCTCCACTTCGGTGAGATGGGCAATACAGCCTACTTGAGGCCTATATTCCTCAGAGTGGTGGCAGACAAAGTAAAAGGCGTAGGCGGAAGGCCGTTTCTTACCGATACGAACACCCTTTATAAGGGCTCCAGGAGTGATTCCGTCGACCACCTTACTACCGCAATGCTGAATGGTTTTGATTATTCCTGTGTCGGCTGCCCTATTATCATCGCAGACGGTCTCAGAGGCGGCAGCGGAATAAAGGTCCCGATCAAAGGCAAGATCCTTAAGGAAACAAGCATCGCGAGGGAGATTGCCGATGCCGACGCGATGGTCGTTGTTACGCATTTTAAGGCTCATGAGCTTTCCGGGTT